The Kitasatospora cathayae genome contains the following window.
AGCGCATCCGCGGCCTGCTCGCCGAACTCGGCATCGAGGCCGCCGCATGACCACCACGTCGGTGACCGTCACCGCGATGCTCCCCGAACACGCCGACCAGGTGCTGGCGATCTACCAAGCCGGGATCGACGGCGGCGACGCCACCTTCGAGGAAGCCGCACCGACCTGGGAGGCCTTCGACGCCTCCCGCCTCGCCGAGCACCGCCTGGTCGCCCTCGACGGCGATCGGGTGCTCGGCTGGGCCGCCGTCGTGCCGGTCTCCGACCGGTGCGCGTACGCGGGGGTGGTCGAGCACTCCGTCTACGTCCACCCCGACGCCCGCAGCCAGGGCGTCGGCCTGGCGCTCCTGGAGGCGCTGCTGGCTTCCACTGACGCCGCCGGGATCTGGACCGTGCAGTCCGGCATCTTCCCGGAGAACACCGCCAGCCTCGCCCTCCACGCCAAGGCCGGCTTCCGCACCGTCGGCACCCGCGAACGCCTCGGCCGCCACCACGGACACTGGCGCGACGTCATCCTGCTGGAGCGCCGCAGCCCCACCGTCACCTGACCAGCACGGCTACCGATCCTCGGAGAAGGCCGACGCCACTGGTCAGGAGGCGCCGGCCAGCGCCAGGAGCGGCACCGGGCCCGCAGCTGTGACCTCGGTCTGGGCGAAGGCCGCGCGGGCACGGTACGCCCCGACGGCCTGCTCCGGAAGACGCCCGGGTCACCAACCTGGCGTTCGTCGAAGTCGACCGCGGCACCATGGGCGGCCCCCGGCCGGCCGCCAAACTGAACGCCTACGCCCGCTACTGGGCCACCGCGCCACTGCCAGCCGGAGTGCGGGGCACCACCGAGGCGCTTGATGCCCGTCCCGGCGCCCGGGACGGGCATCAAGGGG
Protein-coding sequences here:
- a CDS encoding GNAT family N-acetyltransferase, coding for MTTTSVTVTAMLPEHADQVLAIYQAGIDGGDATFEEAAPTWEAFDASRLAEHRLVALDGDRVLGWAAVVPVSDRCAYAGVVEHSVYVHPDARSQGVGLALLEALLASTDAAGIWTVQSGIFPENTASLALHAKAGFRTVGTRERLGRHHGHWRDVILLERRSPTVT